From a region of the Paenibacillus lutimineralis genome:
- a CDS encoding peptidoglycan DD-metalloendopeptidase family protein, translating to MKFRFKPTNKRFTILIVPEGTRPVFRFKLKLSLLLTSAVAVGTMVVLLLVLFIVNRNHSDRIASLQAELSLSNDQLQSTIDNKEQNVDKLLSELLELSEKSKDIENKINELEKIESELKSLGGMSGLSSDLTALLPLSDGGIGGEDIPLTEDEIVSLAAEAKDNLSATLDKMPNLQAKLDQTKVNLQKYKQWLKILPTYWPTTSVRTTSDFGKRIDPFNGKMTLHNGLDIGGDVGDPIYAAADGKVTDTGYSPARGNYVTLSHPSGTESIYMHLKRSLANKGDAVKQGDLIGELGNTGRSTGPHLHFQVMKNGTAVDPLLYLKIPGEDDRN from the coding sequence ATGAAATTCAGATTCAAACCGACCAACAAGCGGTTTACCATTCTGATCGTGCCGGAAGGCACCCGTCCAGTATTCCGCTTCAAATTAAAATTATCTCTTCTGCTGACCTCAGCCGTAGCAGTTGGAACCATGGTTGTACTGCTCCTCGTTCTGTTCATAGTGAACCGCAATCACTCCGATCGGATCGCCTCTCTGCAAGCAGAGCTCTCCCTATCCAACGATCAGCTTCAAAGCACGATAGATAATAAAGAACAGAATGTCGATAAGCTGCTATCGGAATTGCTTGAATTATCGGAGAAATCCAAAGATATCGAGAATAAGATCAACGAGCTGGAGAAGATAGAATCCGAGTTGAAATCTTTGGGCGGGATGTCTGGACTATCTTCCGATTTGACAGCATTGCTGCCGCTCTCCGATGGAGGTATTGGTGGTGAAGACATTCCACTGACCGAGGATGAGATCGTGTCTTTAGCCGCAGAAGCGAAGGATAACCTGTCAGCTACCCTAGATAAAATGCCTAATCTGCAAGCCAAGCTTGATCAGACCAAGGTCAACCTGCAGAAGTACAAACAATGGCTGAAGATTTTACCGACCTATTGGCCAACGACATCTGTGCGAACCACCTCAGATTTTGGCAAGAGAATAGACCCCTTTAACGGCAAAATGACTTTACATAACGGACTGGATATCGGAGGAGATGTAGGAGATCCGATTTACGCGGCTGCGGACGGAAAAGTGACTGATACCGGTTACAGCCCGGCACGTGGAAATTATGTAACCCTATCGCATCCGTCAGGCACGGAATCTATCTATATGCATCTGAAGAGATCACTAGCCAACAAGGGAGACGCTGTGAAGCAAGGCGATCTGATTGGAGAACTAGGCAACACAGGCCGAAGCACCGGACCACATCTTCATTTTCAAGTCATGAAGAATGGAACTGCTGTCGACCCATTGCTCTACTTAAAAATCCCTGGAGAGGATGATAGAAATTAA
- a CDS encoding bactofilin family protein — protein MLRNKATKIDLNSTDTLIGEGSVFEGKLKSSASVRIEGQMIGDVKCDGDVTIGEKGVVESSLISARNVTIAGQVNGNVQASNKLTITSKGKLYGNIAAASLAIEEGSIFEGTSRMGNSSDIALAMNEAAASSE, from the coding sequence ATGCTGCGTAATAAAGCCACAAAAATTGACCTTAACTCAACGGATACACTAATCGGGGAAGGCAGTGTATTTGAAGGAAAGCTCAAATCCAGTGCTAGCGTGCGCATTGAAGGACAGATGATCGGTGATGTAAAATGCGACGGGGATGTCACCATCGGAGAGAAGGGCGTGGTCGAGTCCAGCCTGATCAGCGCCAGGAATGTGACGATCGCCGGCCAGGTCAACGGCAACGTCCAGGCTAGCAACAAGTTAACAATCACGTCCAAGGGCAAGCTGTACGGTAACATAGCCGCGGCTTCACTAGCCATCGAAGAAGGAAGCATATTCGAGGGTACCAGCCGGATGGGGAACTCGTCGGATATCGCATTGGCCATGAATGAAGCGGCAGCTTCTTCCGAATAG
- the tsaD gene encoding tRNA (adenosine(37)-N6)-threonylcarbamoyltransferase complex transferase subunit TsaD — protein sequence MVNQDCYILAVETSCDETSAAVVKNGTEVLSNLIASQIETHKAFGGVVPEVASRKHVENITLMLEEAIRQANIEPEELSAIAVTEGPGLVGALLVGIMAAKSLAFALDKPLIGTHHIAGHIYANRLVQPIEYPCVALVVSGGHTELVLMEQEGSFKLIGQTRDDAVGEAYDKVARALGFPYPGGPHVDKLALEAEQSEELPRAWLEPDSYDFSFSGLKSAVLNAVNQHKMRGEEGYQPAIARGFQESVIEVLVEKAIRAIRSTGAKQLLLCGGVAANRGLRASLSERCKSEQISLIIPPFKYCTDNAAMIGAAAYLKWKESKFSDLELKADPSLSLEEWLLEV from the coding sequence TTGGTAAATCAAGATTGCTATATATTAGCGGTAGAGACGAGCTGTGATGAGACTTCTGCCGCGGTTGTCAAGAATGGTACAGAGGTACTGTCAAATCTGATCGCCAGCCAGATTGAGACGCATAAGGCGTTCGGAGGGGTCGTACCTGAGGTTGCCTCACGCAAGCATGTGGAGAATATTACTCTAATGCTGGAAGAGGCGATTCGCCAGGCCAATATCGAGCCGGAGGAACTGAGTGCAATTGCGGTGACAGAAGGACCTGGGTTAGTTGGTGCTCTGCTCGTAGGGATCATGGCTGCGAAAAGCCTGGCCTTCGCTCTCGACAAACCGTTGATCGGCACGCATCATATTGCCGGGCATATTTATGCCAACCGGTTGGTCCAACCGATTGAATATCCTTGTGTCGCACTCGTCGTGTCGGGCGGTCATACGGAGCTGGTGCTGATGGAGCAAGAGGGCAGCTTCAAGCTGATTGGCCAGACTCGAGACGATGCCGTTGGCGAAGCATATGACAAGGTAGCACGGGCACTAGGCTTCCCTTATCCAGGCGGCCCGCATGTTGATAAGCTGGCACTCGAGGCTGAGCAGAGCGAGGAGCTGCCTAGAGCCTGGCTGGAACCAGATTCCTATGATTTCAGCTTCAGTGGGCTGAAGTCTGCCGTACTAAATGCGGTGAATCAACATAAGATGCGGGGCGAAGAGGGCTATCAGCCAGCGATTGCCCGCGGTTTTCAGGAGTCGGTCATTGAGGTGCTGGTGGAAAAAGCGATCCGCGCGATTCGTTCTACGGGCGCGAAGCAGCTTCTGCTCTGCGGTGGGGTTGCAGCTAACCGTGGTCTACGGGCAAGCCTCTCTGAGCGTTGTAAGAGTGAGCAGATTTCACTAATCATTCCGCCGTTCAAGTATTGTACGGATAATGCGGCTATGATTGGTGCCGCAGCTTATCTGAAGTGGAAGGAGAGCAAGTTCTCCGATCTTGAATTAAAAGCCGACCCATCCTTGTCTTTAGAGGAATGGCTGCTAGAAGTGTAA
- the rimI gene encoding ribosomal protein S18-alanine N-acetyltransferase translates to MRSIKDAELGNIVFRPMTLDDIPDIMVIEHESFSLPWSEGAFRNEMTMNHFAKYLVMEVEGKTVGYCGMWTIVDEAHITNIAVRTALRGHHLGERLLREVMDWAVELGMVRMTLEVRVSNYVAQSLYSKMGFVPTGKRKDYYSDNHEDALIMWCDLPVRVQQG, encoded by the coding sequence ATGCGGTCTATAAAGGACGCCGAACTTGGCAATATCGTATTTCGCCCTATGACATTGGATGATATACCGGACATTATGGTCATTGAACATGAGTCCTTTTCTCTGCCTTGGAGCGAGGGAGCATTCCGCAATGAGATGACGATGAATCATTTTGCTAAGTATCTCGTGATGGAGGTTGAAGGCAAGACGGTTGGATATTGCGGCATGTGGACGATCGTAGATGAAGCACATATTACCAATATAGCTGTAAGAACGGCTCTGCGCGGCCATCATCTCGGTGAACGTCTGCTGCGAGAGGTGATGGATTGGGCTGTCGAACTGGGGATGGTTCGCATGACACTGGAAGTCAGAGTCTCGAATTATGTGGCACAGTCGCTCTACAGTAAAATGGGATTTGTCCCTACGGGGAAGCGTAAGGATTATTACTCGGACAACCATGAGGACGCGCTGATTATGTGGTGTGACTTACCGGTACGGGTACAGCAGGGCTGA